One Weissella coleopterorum DNA segment encodes these proteins:
- a CDS encoding terminase large subunit: protein MINPLECNENELYQWSQEFVNKYRDWYYIEGQSEMLLTTYYAQLVVNGEAPANKEVIQSAQRHLNDLKRQDDDDFPYYFDEEAAWKPIKFIEEHIKPSKSNNGQMNMQPWQHFIFGSIFGWKDKRTHLRRYRTAHIYLGRKNGKTTLISGLAAYMAGYDDEKGAEVYALSNSKDQAKILFKETKNMINQSSTIAEDFKVRRDDIVHKESDGQIVALSGEKHNKDGYNASVAVFDEIHEFKTYELINVMRNSMGMRDQPLTFFISTAGYVLDGPMVDYFQAGQQVLNDYESDSDMSTFYYMAKLDDKIEANDPEMWIKANPNMPMMPVKTMVEDYRRDRRTPQLKADWITKRFNIFSESGANSLFDNETILQNNDVIDESTLSGITPVAGFDLSDTEDFTAAVLEFSLPDGRIFIKQQTWIPQARYDREEQYKRRFDDWINSGEMIVLPGYHVDHGAVYDWLIEQDSKYPIEQINYDPAKAITLNEMLISYGFNTEITRQGFRSLGPALQNFKELMLDKKVIFNNSSIFKWYLSNTAVVTDRNNNWMPEKSSKKRKIDGFAAALNAHVKIAPRLSVDQGEIPEVKFMSFDDLMN from the coding sequence ATGATTAACCCATTAGAATGCAACGAAAATGAATTATATCAGTGGTCACAAGAGTTTGTTAATAAATATCGTGATTGGTATTATATCGAAGGGCAATCGGAAATGTTGCTGACAACCTACTATGCTCAACTTGTAGTGAATGGAGAAGCCCCCGCCAATAAGGAAGTTATTCAATCAGCACAACGTCATTTAAATGATCTAAAACGACAAGATGATGATGATTTTCCTTATTATTTTGATGAAGAAGCAGCGTGGAAGCCGATTAAATTTATTGAGGAACACATTAAGCCAAGTAAATCTAATAACGGACAAATGAATATGCAACCATGGCAACATTTTATTTTTGGCTCAATATTTGGTTGGAAAGATAAACGAACACATTTGAGGCGTTACAGAACGGCGCATATCTACTTAGGACGTAAGAATGGTAAAACTACCCTGATTAGTGGTTTAGCGGCTTATATGGCTGGATATGACGATGAAAAAGGGGCAGAAGTTTATGCGCTTTCTAATTCTAAGGATCAAGCTAAAATTCTATTTAAAGAAACTAAAAATATGATTAATCAATCATCAACAATTGCAGAAGATTTCAAAGTTAGGCGTGATGATATTGTTCATAAGGAATCAGATGGTCAAATTGTAGCGTTAAGTGGAGAAAAACATAATAAGGACGGATATAATGCGTCTGTTGCAGTATTTGATGAAATTCATGAGTTTAAAACATATGAACTGATTAACGTTATGCGTAATTCTATGGGTATGCGAGATCAACCTTTAACTTTCTTTATTTCTACAGCTGGATATGTCTTAGACGGTCCTATGGTTGATTATTTTCAAGCGGGTCAACAAGTATTGAATGATTATGAATCAGATAGCGATATGAGTACCTTTTACTATATGGCTAAACTAGATGATAAAATCGAAGCTAACGATCCAGAAATGTGGATTAAAGCCAATCCGAATATGCCAATGATGCCTGTAAAAACAATGGTTGAAGATTATCGAAGAGATCGACGCACTCCACAGTTAAAGGCTGATTGGATTACTAAACGTTTTAATATTTTTAGCGAATCTGGTGCAAATTCTTTATTTGATAATGAAACCATCTTACAAAATAACGATGTTATTGATGAATCGACGCTATCAGGCATTACGCCTGTAGCTGGATTTGATTTATCTGATACAGAAGACTTTACGGCTGCGGTGTTGGAATTTTCACTTCCGGATGGTCGTATTTTTATTAAACAACAAACATGGATTCCTCAGGCTCGATATGATCGAGAAGAGCAGTATAAACGTAGATTTGATGATTGGATTAATTCAGGTGAAATGATTGTATTGCCTGGATATCATGTAGACCATGGTGCTGTATACGATTGGCTTATCGAACAAGATAGTAAATATCCAATTGAACAAATTAATTACGATCCAGCTAAAGCAATTACATTAAATGAAATGTTAATAAGTTATGGATTTAATACAGAAATAACTAGGCAAGGTTTTAGAAGTTTAGGACCTGCATTACAAAATTTCAAGGAATTAATGCTTGATAAAAAAGTTATATTCAATAATAGTTCTATTTTTAAATGGTACTTATCCAATACCGCTGTAGTAACGGATCGAAATAATAACTGGATGCCCGAAAAATCATCTAAGAAAAGAAAAATAGACGGTTTTGCAGCAGCGTTAAATGCACACGTTAAAATTGCGCCTAGGTTGTCAGTTGATCAGGGAGAAATACCTGAAGTTAAGTTTATGTCGTTTGATGATTTGATGAATTAA
- a CDS encoding phage portal protein, which translates to MGFWNNLFNRKDTGNKSGFEPSLGSGFQFSDDPVNSNAAIYGVISRLSNTIATLPLNLFNAERQPVSSEDVSVLVGREPNPIFSSFDLWNKAETDRNELGNAFILIERDEYYQPMRLWNINANDVVVLQDQETNALFYRIRVKSNSIVVDSSNVIHLKNITGSNRLMGISPLNVLSDSLKYDQAFEQFSLSEMMKRDSFSITYDKNLDDDRRNAVVESIKSFVKNNGGVLFNEPGAEVELMQRSIATTDVARNDNTFYRRVANAFHVPLSFLNATEATVDSENNMMYFVQMTLMPILKQYEFELNKKLLTDSQKRAGTLTGVNINVNKTLTVATGGKITWASNSTYASFLSDKKYWGGTPKGQANIPIKEVGTATFSTTGNIQLAGDLTAPDSSGPGYMWYHTDLGGKGSNKAYSRTTISEAGFRSEVFSSKSQVGKDVSNFMIVTPNVLAMGTNVNRPTIGLYSDTGFVQGKKLMLSNDPSDATKSLHFSFYEKTNDAPQRFKIDE; encoded by the coding sequence ATGGGATTTTGGAACAATTTATTTAACAGAAAAGACACTGGTAATAAAAGTGGATTCGAGCCGTCATTAGGAAGTGGTTTTCAGTTTTCGGATGATCCAGTCAATTCTAATGCAGCAATATATGGCGTTATTTCTAGGCTTTCAAACACTATTGCAACATTACCATTAAATCTATTTAATGCAGAGCGACAGCCAGTAAGTAGCGAAGATGTTTCTGTTTTAGTAGGTCGAGAACCGAATCCGATTTTTAGCTCATTTGATTTATGGAATAAAGCTGAAACAGATAGAAACGAACTAGGTAATGCATTTATTTTGATAGAGCGAGATGAATATTATCAGCCTATGAGGTTATGGAATATTAATGCTAATGATGTAGTGGTGCTACAAGATCAAGAGACTAATGCGTTATTTTATAGAATTAGAGTCAAAAGCAATTCAATTGTTGTTGATTCATCGAATGTTATTCATTTAAAAAATATAACGGGTTCAAATAGACTTATGGGAATTTCGCCCTTAAATGTTTTATCTGACTCACTAAAATACGATCAAGCATTTGAACAATTTTCATTAAGCGAAATGATGAAGCGTGATAGTTTTTCTATTACATATGATAAAAATTTAGATGATGACAGACGTAATGCTGTTGTTGAAAGTATAAAAAGCTTTGTCAAAAATAATGGTGGAGTTTTGTTTAATGAACCTGGTGCGGAAGTTGAATTGATGCAACGCAGTATTGCTACCACAGATGTAGCAAGAAATGATAATACGTTTTACAGACGAGTTGCTAATGCATTCCATGTGCCATTATCATTTTTGAATGCGACGGAAGCTACTGTGGATAGTGAAAATAATATGATGTATTTTGTGCAGATGACATTGATGCCGATTTTAAAACAGTATGAATTTGAATTGAATAAGAAATTATTAACCGACTCACAAAAACGAGCCGGAACGCTTACTGGGGTTAATATTAATGTCAATAAGACACTCACGGTAGCGACCGGTGGTAAAATAACGTGGGCATCTAATTCTACGTACGCTTCTTTCTTATCAGATAAGAAGTATTGGGGTGGAACGCCTAAAGGGCAGGCTAACATTCCAATTAAGGAAGTTGGAACGGCTACATTTAGCACAACTGGAAACATTCAATTGGCGGGTGACCTAACCGCCCCAGACAGTTCGGGACCTGGTTATATGTGGTATCATACTGATTTGGGCGGTAAGGGTAGTAATAAAGCTTATAGTCGAACAACTATTTCTGAAGCGGGTTTCCGTAGTGAAGTATTTTCAAGTAAGAGCCAAGTTGGAAAAGACGTAAGTAATTTCATGATTGTTACGCCTAATGTTTTAGCAATGGGTACTAATGTTAACCGTCCAACGATTGGGCTTTATTCTGATACCGGTTTTGTCCAAGGTAAAAAATTGATGTTAAGTAACGATCCATCGGACGCTACTAAGAGTTTACATTTTAGTTTTTATGAGAAGACCAATGATGCGCCACAGCGTTTTAAAATTGATGAATAA
- a CDS encoding restriction endonuclease subunit S — MVKFKTFKLSDFFKIFSGKQPDIHNRFDTKKENMVNTITGATTNNGVNFYSYSEKYNIDELTISKDGEYAGTVFLQTKPFILGGHVLGVFGKFYISNEAKLYIASSVMKRRELWRGADRPSVQKKRLENLELELPVTSDGEPDFEYMSEYVKRIEAEYVKRIEAEYVKRIEAYLTVLGYPDVESVRLTQADKEVLSMHASAGFEKYELRYLFDHIVQGRRLKKDDQIKGNIPFIMSGTTNLGIVDHVSNPNKVAPKNSITVDIFGNSFYRNFEYGYGDDTGAYWNEDNKYNPFVMEYISVVIKKTLLGKYSYGKKLRSSKSLDIKIKLPIDENKLLNIELMENYIKVIQKKTVLKLKTELDNKLKLYEEASK; from the coding sequence ATGGTTAAATTTAAAACATTTAAATTATCTGATTTTTTTAAAATTTTTTCCGGCAAGCAGCCTGATATTCATAACAGATTTGACACAAAAAAAGAAAATATGGTTAATACTATTACTGGTGCAACAACTAATAATGGCGTAAACTTTTATTCTTATTCAGAAAAATATAATATTGATGAACTTACTATTTCGAAAGATGGAGAATATGCTGGGACTGTCTTTTTGCAAACTAAGCCGTTTATTTTGGGTGGTCACGTTTTAGGTGTTTTTGGCAAATTTTATATTTCTAATGAAGCGAAATTGTATATAGCAAGTTCCGTTATGAAGCGAAGAGAGTTATGGCGCGGCGCTGATAGGCCATCTGTCCAAAAAAAGAGGCTAGAAAATTTAGAATTAGAATTACCTGTCACATCAGACGGAGAACCTGATTTTGAGTATATGTCCGAATACGTAAAACGCATCGAAGCCGAATACGTAAAACGCATCGAAGCCGAATACGTAAAACGCATCGAAGCCTACTTGACAGTTTTAGGGTATCCGGATGTAGAATCAGTTAGACTGACACAGGCTGACAAAGAGGTATTATCTATGCACGCAAGTGCAGGTTTTGAAAAATATGAATTACGTTATTTATTCGATCATATAGTTCAAGGACGAAGATTAAAGAAAGATGATCAAATTAAAGGGAATATACCATTTATTATGTCTGGAACAACAAATTTAGGTATAGTCGACCATGTTTCGAATCCAAATAAGGTGGCGCCTAAAAATTCTATAACAGTAGATATTTTTGGGAATTCCTTTTATCGTAATTTTGAATATGGTTATGGTGATGATACTGGAGCGTATTGGAATGAAGATAATAAATATAATCCATTTGTTATGGAATATATATCTGTAGTTATTAAAAAAACGTTATTAGGCAAGTATTCTTATGGTAAAAAGCTACGTTCATCTAAATCATTAGATATAAAAATTAAATTACCTATTGATGAAAATAAATTGTTGAACATCGAATTAATGGAAAATTATATTAAGGTAATTCAAAAGAAAACTGTATTAAAGTTGAAAACAGAATTAGATAATAAATTAAAATTATATGAAGAAGCCTCAAAATGA
- a CDS encoding class I SAM-dependent methyltransferase has protein sequence MTNIYDNEKFFDEYSKMNRSKEGLKGAGEWEALKKILSELQNKTMLDLGSGYGWHSIYAAEQGAKYVLGIDSSERMLATAKQKNKYNNVEFKNVDINNLESLDTKFDLVFSSLALHYIEDFEKVVDGVNSLLNSKGEFIFSVEHPIFTSEGTEQWVLNDDGSIKYFPVDRYFDETVRETNFWDTPVTKYHRTLETYIETLIRHGFSIQHLIEPTPPVSMLDIPGMKDEFRRPMMLIISAKKI, from the coding sequence ATGACAAATATATATGATAATGAAAAATTCTTTGATGAATATTCAAAAATGAACCGAAGTAAAGAAGGTTTAAAAGGGGCTGGTGAATGGGAGGCTTTGAAAAAAATACTGTCCGAATTACAAAACAAAACCATGTTAGATTTAGGAAGTGGTTACGGGTGGCATAGTATTTATGCTGCTGAGCAAGGAGCTAAATACGTGTTAGGTATTGATAGCTCTGAAAGAATGTTAGCTACTGCTAAGCAGAAAAATAAATATAATAATGTTGAATTTAAGAATGTCGATATTAATAACTTAGAGTCATTGGACACTAAGTTTGATTTAGTATTTAGTTCGCTAGCTCTTCATTATATAGAGGATTTTGAGAAGGTGGTTGACGGCGTAAATTCTCTTCTAAATTCAAAGGGAGAGTTTATTTTTTCAGTCGAACATCCAATATTTACATCTGAGGGAACGGAACAATGGGTTTTAAATGACGATGGTTCTATTAAATATTTCCCCGTTGATAGGTACTTTGATGAAACAGTAAGGGAAACTAATTTTTGGGATACTCCAGTAACTAAGTATCATCGTACATTAGAAACATATATTGAAACTTTGATTAGACACGGATTTTCAATACAGCATTTAATAGAACCTACGCCACCAGTTTCAATGTTAGATATTCCTGGCATGAAGGACGAATTCCGTCGTCCAATGATGCTGATTATATCGGCAAAGAAAATATAG
- a CDS encoding phage terminase small subunit P27 family, with the protein MEQHKVIPLKKNDKISETLEAGEDTTEFRNFVAPDDISESARKTFYSVKRFLNKMGTLNSADIYLVAGFARYSDMANEINNIISEEGYSPSDNNGKLSAHPLLKEARAADTLAMKYADKLGITPEARTAIMAESNKSGKDKT; encoded by the coding sequence GTGGAGCAGCATAAAGTTATCCCATTAAAGAAAAACGATAAAATTTCTGAAACGTTAGAAGCGGGTGAAGATACCACCGAGTTTAGAAATTTCGTTGCTCCAGATGATATATCAGAATCAGCTCGAAAGACATTTTATTCAGTTAAAAGGTTTTTAAACAAAATGGGAACACTCAATTCTGCTGATATTTATCTTGTGGCCGGTTTCGCTCGATATTCTGATATGGCCAATGAAATTAATAACATTATTTCTGAAGAAGGTTATTCGCCTTCTGATAATAACGGGAAGTTATCTGCACATCCATTATTAAAAGAAGCAAGGGCAGCAGATACTTTAGCAATGAAGTATGCAGATAAGTTAGGAATTACCCCTGAAGCTCGGACGGCAATTATGGCAGAAAGCAATAAGAGCGGAAAGGATAAAACATGA
- a CDS encoding HsdM family class I SAM-dependent methyltransferase, translated as MSVKWTLESDVNDWVKDQLKAIKLKKHVDWNEESSMSDYLKESLKGSAKTKRKTNFGKPDFHIEKYKIPVIFEDKVKLNKLIAKNKDGIKMDDTSIANFAVNGGLYYAQSMISSEKYHEVVVVGVAGDSEDNVEVDTYFVFSDQIEPKHLTEYKTLDFLQSEESFDDFYKNVTVTEEEKHQILINTKEQLAKHAKNLNKLMNNNAINVEQRVVYVSGMLLSMQDIYKNDKFLQRGLVPDDLIGAQTDSKRDGSQVYEQIEEFLRARGIPDDKLKIMLGQFKNVIQLDDGRDELIELDKNVSKLITESKASITKQIFVYIFENIFKSIDGTSSLDIMGEMYSEFLKYALGDGKEIGIVLTPPYITKMMAEILDVNKDSKVMDLATGSAGFLIASMERMISDANNSFGKKTENAANKIEDIKRNQLLGVELDSKMYTLAATNMILRGDGSANIQKGSSFDRPESLYTNFGADRLLLNPPFSYDENGMPFIAYGLDHMESGYAAIIIQDSAGSGKASKTNKHILKSNTLLASIKMPTDTFMPSAGVQTSIYVFEAGKPHDYDNTVRFIDFRNDGYKRTKRGITEIDHPLERYQDIIKIYKAGKNAKLCEHSELWNLEDIVLDDQIDINGNDWNFEQHQVIDTTPTEEDFMKTVGDYLSWEVSQLLKAGE; from the coding sequence ATGTCAGTAAAATGGACTCTTGAAAGTGACGTTAATGATTGGGTAAAAGATCAATTAAAAGCAATTAAATTAAAAAAACATGTTGATTGGAACGAAGAATCTAGTATGAGTGATTATTTGAAAGAATCACTCAAGGGATCCGCAAAAACAAAACGTAAAACTAATTTTGGTAAACCTGATTTTCATATTGAAAAATATAAAATACCAGTTATTTTTGAAGATAAGGTTAAGTTAAACAAATTAATTGCAAAAAATAAAGATGGCATAAAGATGGATGATACATCCATAGCTAACTTCGCTGTGAATGGTGGATTATATTATGCACAGAGTATGATTTCGTCGGAAAAATACCATGAGGTAGTAGTGGTTGGTGTTGCTGGAGATTCAGAAGATAATGTTGAGGTTGATACTTATTTTGTTTTCTCTGATCAAATTGAACCAAAACATCTTACTGAATATAAAACATTGGACTTCCTTCAATCTGAAGAATCTTTTGACGATTTTTATAAGAATGTGACTGTTACCGAAGAAGAAAAGCACCAAATCCTTATTAATACGAAGGAACAATTAGCAAAACACGCTAAAAATTTAAATAAATTAATGAATAATAACGCAATTAATGTCGAACAACGCGTTGTTTATGTATCTGGAATGTTACTCTCTATGCAAGATATATATAAGAATGATAAATTTCTGCAAAGAGGATTAGTTCCAGATGATCTTATTGGAGCACAGACAGATAGTAAGCGTGATGGATCACAAGTATATGAACAAATTGAAGAATTTTTGAGAGCTAGAGGAATACCTGACGACAAGTTGAAGATCATGTTAGGACAATTTAAAAATGTTATTCAACTAGATGATGGGCGTGATGAATTAATTGAACTAGATAAAAACGTTTCGAAATTAATCACAGAATCAAAAGCATCAATTACCAAGCAAATATTTGTCTATATTTTTGAAAATATTTTTAAATCAATTGATGGTACAAGTTCTTTGGATATTATGGGAGAAATGTATTCCGAATTTTTGAAGTATGCACTGGGTGATGGTAAAGAAATCGGAATTGTTCTAACTCCGCCATATATTACAAAGATGATGGCTGAAATTTTAGATGTCAATAAAGATTCAAAGGTTATGGATCTAGCCACTGGATCGGCTGGATTTTTAATTGCATCTATGGAACGGATGATAAGTGACGCAAATAATTCATTTGGTAAAAAGACAGAAAATGCTGCTAATAAAATTGAAGATATCAAACGTAATCAATTATTAGGAGTTGAGTTAGATTCCAAGATGTATACGTTAGCTGCTACTAATATGATTCTACGGGGTGATGGTTCTGCGAATATTCAAAAGGGTAGTTCTTTTGACCGTCCTGAAAGTTTGTACACTAACTTTGGCGCAGATAGACTTCTCTTAAACCCGCCATTTAGTTATGACGAAAATGGGATGCCCTTTATAGCATATGGATTAGATCATATGGAAAGCGGATATGCGGCTATTATTATTCAAGATTCTGCAGGTAGTGGTAAAGCTTCAAAAACAAATAAACATATTTTGAAAAGTAACACTTTATTAGCAAGTATTAAAATGCCTACTGATACATTTATGCCAAGCGCTGGAGTTCAAACATCTATATATGTTTTTGAAGCGGGTAAGCCACATGATTATGATAATACTGTTAGATTTATTGACTTTAGGAATGATGGTTATAAACGGACTAAGCGGGGAATAACTGAAATTGATCATCCGTTAGAACGATATCAGGATATTATTAAAATTTATAAAGCTGGAAAAAATGCTAAATTGTGTGAACACTCAGAATTGTGGAATTTAGAAGATATAGTTCTAGATGATCAAATTGACATCAATGGGAATGATTGGAATTTTGAACAACATCAAGTTATTGATACTACACCAACTGAAGAAGATTTTATGAAGACAGTAGGAGATTATCTGAGTTGGGAAGTTAGCCAATTATTAAAGGCTGGTGAATAG
- a CDS encoding HNH endonuclease, translated as MVSNFITDMQTVANDRRHKAFSNVSHVKQYPTEDEVIQFYHSKEWRRIRQSVLERDHGIDQWELTERGRLIPGDTVHHIVEIREHWELRNDIDNLETISKGNHNREHIEKGNKNLNKSRHKIDNFKVKNSVKSRDVQDEIF; from the coding sequence ATGGTTAGTAATTTCATAACAGATATGCAGACAGTTGCCAACGATCGTAGACATAAAGCATTTAGTAATGTTAGCCATGTCAAACAATATCCAACTGAAGATGAAGTGATTCAGTTCTATCATTCAAAGGAGTGGAGACGGATTCGCCAATCAGTGTTAGAACGTGACCACGGTATAGATCAATGGGAATTAACAGAGCGTGGCAGACTCATACCGGGAGACACGGTGCATCACATAGTGGAGATACGAGAGCATTGGGAGTTGCGCAATGACATAGATAACCTTGAAACAATTAGTAAAGGTAATCATAATCGTGAACATATTGAAAAAGGTAATAAAAATTTAAATAAAAGTCGTCATAAAATTGATAATTTTAAAGTTAAAAATTCGGTAAAATCTAGAGATGTTCAGGATGAAATTTTCTAG